The Thermococcus sp. genome contains a region encoding:
- a CDS encoding sulfite exporter TauE/SafE family protein: MNPLTFAGLGFLVGVLVGLTGIGGGALMTPSLIFLGVEPLTAVGTDLLYATITRVFGVFFHGKKSRIRYDIALRLFAGSVPAVVLGGILLRWIDRNVLNDYLTALLGAILVVSAVLSLLRGELNLPVRPRWAYVYLLGFIVGLTVQFTSVGAGVIVGFALMNVAKLDPRDVVGVTIVYGLALSGFSFLNYAGIGGVDYGLAGTLILGTVPGVYLGTHLNRIADREKLKMVINVIILLIGLFTLLSG; this comes from the coding sequence GCCTCACAGGGATTGGCGGCGGGGCTTTGATGACCCCTTCCCTCATCTTTCTCGGAGTCGAGCCTCTAACCGCCGTGGGGACCGACCTGCTCTACGCCACCATCACGAGGGTCTTTGGAGTGTTCTTCCACGGGAAAAAGAGCAGGATAAGATACGACATAGCGCTGAGGCTCTTCGCAGGAAGCGTTCCCGCGGTGGTGCTCGGCGGGATACTCCTCAGGTGGATAGACAGGAACGTCCTCAACGACTACCTTACCGCACTCCTCGGGGCAATACTCGTCGTCAGCGCGGTTCTGAGCCTCCTCAGGGGTGAGCTCAACCTTCCCGTTAGGCCGCGATGGGCATACGTTTACCTCCTCGGCTTCATAGTTGGCCTGACCGTCCAGTTCACCTCTGTCGGGGCCGGGGTCATAGTGGGCTTTGCCCTGATGAACGTGGCCAAACTCGACCCGAGGGACGTCGTTGGTGTGACTATAGTCTACGGACTGGCGCTCTCCGGGTTCAGCTTCCTGAACTATGCTGGCATCGGTGGGGTTGATTACGGCCTCGCGGGAACGCTGATCCTCGGGACTGTCCCCGGGGTTTACCTCGGCACCCACCTGAACCGAATCGCCGATAGGGAGAAGCTTAAAATGGTCATAAACGTGATAATACTGCTGATTGGACTGTTCACTTTGCTGAGCGGGTGA